Genomic window (Psilocybe cubensis strain MGC-MH-2018 chromosome 1, whole genome shotgun sequence):
AGTCCCGTGACCTCGCTGATTCTGAAATTGATGTCGGAGCTTGAATTATATGCTCCCTTAGCCCGTCAACTGCATGCACCATGCTTCATGACCCTCCATGGACTCCAATCCCCCTGCCCAGCATGTCTCTTCTATAACGTCGCCGTCGAGCACTCTCAAGCGGTGCCGCTCCTCAGATCGCTTCCAGAGAAAGTTCAATCCCGCTTGTATGCCACCATTACCCCCAGTTCAGGGCGATCTTATACTCCAGGTCTATACACACAAGTCTCTCCGCCGTCCCAATGTTCCTCCGGCTGTGGGCGGCGACAACGAGGTTCTGTCCACGCTGGGAAGACCCGTTTTTGAAGTCGCGTTGACTCACTGcctgttcaggaggcgccCATTTCTAAATGCGTCACAAATATCTGTGCGTCGTTGCTCTGTCGCATCGATTCTCACTGATTTCTATGACCCAGAAATCTCTCGAGATTCTTTTGTCTAGCTCTATGATCGATGACTGGGTTAAGTTTTATAAGCTAAGAACTAGGTTGCTGTGTCACCCGAGTGTCTTTCCCTCGCTTCAGCTTCCCGAGGTTCGTGTGATTCTGACTGTCGTTCTCGACTGGCTGATGATCTATATATCCAGGAGACGAGATCTCTATTTTATGCATATGTTGGTGCCCTATTCTTGTCTTCTGGGGTGCAGGCCGTGGATTATTGGGTTGCTAGCTTAATTCAACAAGAGTTGCATGTCCTCCCCCATGCACTTGAGTCTGAAGCCGATGCGAAACCGCAAGCGGAAATACCGGCACccaagagagcaaagagcgAGCTCCCGTTTGCTTTATCGTCTGCTATGGCTCCTCCCATTTTCTTTGCATCGCAGCCTCCTCCTTCACCGCCATTGCCATCAGGGATGCGACATGCTGCGCCCAGTGGACTGCCACCCAAGCCTGCCCCGCCTACGAATAAGCCGGCTGCTTTGCCGCCCAATCCAATGGCGCCAGCGCAGCCTAATCTACCGTTCCTTCCGTTGTTCAAGCAAGCTGCTGCACAACGGCGGGTAACTGTAGACTACCTGGCAGAGTTCATAGGGCCCTCGCACGCGGGGCAATGGGTGGTGAAATGTATAGGTGCGTACATCAACACGTAGTGGCTAACAAATCGCTGAGTAGCACATAGTCAATGGCATATTCAAAGGAGAAGGTACGGGTGGGAGCAAGCAATTAGCCAAGGAAGATGCAGCCCGGAAGGCGTATTACTCAATGGGCTGGACATAATTAGTTAGATATAATACATTTATCATCTTAAATCACATAGTCATGTCTAGTCATGTGCTGACTAATTCATAGTCTATTTGAAAAAGCAAAGGCGTTGAAATCTGTTCATGTTcactccgactccgactctTGTTCATGGCCGCACCCTCTCCCCTCTCCCCGAGGCCAGTCGCGTCTCGTCCAAATCACATAGATCTTAccctcgacgacgacgacgactccACAAATGACCACTCTTCTAGATATGCTAAGCGCGCGCGTACAGAAATCTCAAGACAGGACAGCACCCCTTCAGGTCCCCTTCTGGACTACCAGAAATCATCTGTAACCCCAAATAAATTTTCAAGCGCATCCAACTCTTTATCTGTTCCTCACGTACAACAGTCACCCCATAGCCAATTTCCAAACCATGTGCCTGCGCCTAATCAATCCACATATCGGCCCCTTTTCGCTGGTCCAGCGCCTTTTCCTCCATCGAGGCTCCAACAAATTCCTAATCCACCTGCCATGAATAATCCATTCACTCCTCCATCCCAGCCATCCACATCTCGAGCTTCAGATCGTCAGGTAATCGACCTCACAGGTTCTCCTTCGCCGCCGCCATCAGTTTTATCACGCCAAAATTCACAGCCTCCCTTGCCTGCGGAGTTACCGCCGAAAACGCCAGTGTGCATTGGGCAACTCACAGTAAATGCTCTGGTTTTGTACCCCGTTACTTATTTATCGCCCCAGAACCCTGGAGTCACGGAATGGGCCTATGTCAGGTTGCAATACGAGCACAATCCTCACAAATTAACCGGCAAAGAGACTATTCATATTCGGACACCTTCTGGAAGAGGTCCCAATGGTGACAATGTCTCGGGGGAAGTCTTTGGTGTGGTAGAACAAAAGGTTGCAGACTTACTAGGACCGATGTTGGGTAAGGGATTGATTAGGCTTGACGCCAAAATTCGGAAAGGAACGGGCAATGTGTGTTCCATTTTTTAGTTGTTTCATCAGCGTAGACCTGATTTCATGCCCTTAGCTGCCTATCCTTCCCCTTCAAATGCTTGTTTATACCCCCAAAGGAAACATCCCCGTCGTAGGGAACTATCTTCGCCAGTCCAATTTAATCCTCGATCACCCCGCGGCACCTCAGGACATGCAAAGGATAACCAACTATCATTATTTCAACCcacatcatcttcatcacgACAGTCTTCGAAATTCCAACTCGAACATCTTTCCTAATCGAGATCACAGTCGGTGGACCACACCAGCTTCCTCAGGGAAAAGCGTGGAAGTTCAACGAAGTCAAGTAGACGAACTTTTCAAGACTTTGAAAGATGGAGACGGTTTGGCAGAGACTGAACCGAGTACGCCTCTTTTTTTAGGAAAAAATATCTCAACAGTTTAGTAACCTTTCTTTCCCATCAAGCTTCAGAGGTTGCAACAACACTCTATCCTCATCAGAAGAAAGCTCTCACATTCCTTCTAGAGCGTGAAAGAGAAATTGTCGGGCCAAATGGATCGTCGTCTTTGTGGCAAAAAAGATATAATCCAGTGACTCGTCAAACGACTTGGTTCCATCTTGTCACTCAGAAGGAGGTTAATGACTGCCCTCAGGAAGCGAAGGGCGCCATCTTGGCTGATGATGTGAGTACACTGCTTTATGGTGACTGATTAACTATAACAGGTTGTACTTTCAATTCCACAGATGGGCCTTGGTAAAACCATCAGTTGTGTATCTCTCATTGCTTCAACTTTGTCGTCATCAGAAGCTTTCGCATCGTCCCCACTTGATGTCGTCCCTCGTCCCGTGCGTAATGATGCACCAGATGCGTCTCATTTTGCTGGCAGTGTTTGGAATATGCCTGAAACTGTAGACAACGCTACCACGGGCAGTTCGATTAAAGGCAAGGCAAAGGCAGATAGAGCACAGGATAAACTTGAGATCGCTTACGCCAGGTCATGCCGAATCAAGGCAAAGAGCCGTGCAACGTTGATAGTATGCCCATTATCAACTGTATCAAACTGGGAAGATCAATTTCGCGAGCACTGGAAGGGAGAAGTTTACGTGGTGGGTGGAAATGGAGGGCCTTGTCCACCATCAACTCCCTCATCATCTCAGGCGAGTACATCCGGTCCAGGGGCGATGCAGCTGGACGACCTGGTCGAAGATGACAAACCTAAACGAAGTCGAGAAGGTAGATCGTTGAGGGTCTACATCTATCACGGCAATGCTCGTCGGCCTGATCCTACTTTCCTTGCCGACTTTGATGCTGTTGTTACTACCTATGCCACGCTGGCATCAGAATATTCCAAGCAAAATCGCAGCCTTATGAATgccgaagatgacgaagaagaagaagcaagtGATGATGGGCAAGGAGGAGTCGACATCGATGAACAAGGAAACCAGGTCATACGTTTACCAAAACCGAAGAAGACAGGCACCAAGCGCAAGAAGATGACTGCATTGACACAGGCAAACAATCCAGCAGAGATACCGAGCGCGTTACAAAGTATACATTGGTTCCGAGTTGTTCTTGATGAAGCGCAGTATGTGATGCCTACTCTAACTCTAGATTAATCTAATGGATATCTCAGCTCGATCAAGGAAACGGCGACAGTTGCAAGTCGGGCTTGCTGCGACCTAATGGCTGACCGACGGCTTTGTTTAACAGGCACGCCCGTGCAAAATAAGTTGGATGATGTTTTTGCCCTCATTAAATTTCTACGCCTTGAGCCACTGGACGACAAGAATGCCTGGACCGAGTATATTGGCACACCTGTGAAGTTCGGTCAGACGCTCGGCGTCGCTCGCTTGCAAACTATCATGCAATGCATTACCTTGCGCCGTACCAAAGAAACAAAGGCTGCCAATGGTAGAAAAATCCTAGCACTACCTCCCCGGCGTGATGAACTTCGTTATCTCAAGTTCGACTCTCAAGAACAGGAAATATACGATAAATTCTTTGACGAATCCAAGGCAGAGTTCAATGACTTGTCCTCAAAGAATGAAGTCATGAAGAACTACGTAGGCATCCTGCAAAAGATTTTGCGACTGCGACAAATTTGCGATCATTTTGAGCTAGTACAGGGCAAAGAACCAGGACAGGGCAACGGGAGCTCTGAATCTGCGCTTTCCTACGAGGATATAATCGCCGCAATTGCCAAAGAGGGTTTCAGTGCACTAAGAGCCAATGCAATGTTTGCAATCCTGCGAGAGTCCGCAACTACGCAATGTGTGGAGTGTGGGTCGGAGCTCTGTGTATCCCCTGAATTGAGCCAAGGTGATGGTGCCGAGAACGAAGGCACTCCTACGCCCAAGCGCACTCGTAAGGCGAAAGGGACCGCCTCTCGGGGGTCCACACGAGCAAACAGCCCGAACACTCCGAGACCTGTGTTGACGCGGTGTCAACACCTTTTCTGCATTGAATGCTATCGAAACTCGGTCTGCCCCGGATGGCCCAACGTCGGACTGGAAATCAAGAGATCTTGTTCAGTATGCCAAACAGGATTGTCTCCTCTAGATGCATATGAGATCAAACCAGACACCTCTGATAACGctcagaagaagaaggtgcAAAAACGAGAAAAGCGTCTGAAAGGTGTTTCTCTAGAAAACTTCAGACCTTCCACAAAGATCAAAGCCCTCCTTAGCGATCTTGTCCAATTTTCGAGATTGAATCCTTATTCGACTAATTATGACCCCGACATCCAGCTGTTAAACGAAAACGGTACTGCTCCATCGGATAGTGGAATAGTGAAAACTGTTGTTTTGTACGTTGTTTGTCCACTCAATACAACTCGATATCTCATTATTACACAGCTCACAATGGACAACCATGCTCGACAAGTAAGCCTAACTTTGGAATAATGCCTCGTGACGTCTGACTGACTTACACATTAGAGTTGAGGATGCTTTGGAAACTGCTGGGATCAAGTATGATAGGCTGGATGGTACTATGAAACGCGACGACCGAACTCGGTCGATGGAGGCTCTTAAGCATGACCCTAGCTGTGAAGTACTACTCGTTAGCTTGAAGGCTGGTGGTGTTGGTCTCAACCTTACAGCTGCCCAGCGTGTTTATCTCATGGATCCATATTGGTACTATTATTGCATTCGTTTTGATTGTAATCAATATACTGATTGCTTTTAGGAACCCTGCAGTAGAAAACCAAGCCGTGGATAGGATTGTACGTTTTTTAGACATAATACCCTTTAGCCGTTACTAAGGCTGTATAACAGCACCGACTTGGACAGACCAAACCTGTAACAACTATCAAGTTTATTATCGAGAATTCCATCGAAGCTAAGCTTCTAGAAgtgcagaggaagaaaaccGAGCTAGCGAATATGACTTTGGGACAAAATTTCAGCAAGGCCGACCTCATGCAGCGCCGTCTGGAAGAACTTACGCAACTCCTGGGACCTTAATATATCATTATCTTCGACTCTAGATTTATACACTATCGCACTCTTTTATTTCCACGAAGGACCATTGCTACAGATTATTTTACTAGCACTTAATATTTACAACTGACATGGCTGAATTTTTGTGTTCGCATTTTACTGTCCTCGCACCCGATGTACCAGAGTATTTCATGCTGTAAAATTGATGTGTAATTGTCGACAAAAAAGCTTTAAAACGCGAAGTGAGCAGCATTTTTTCGAGTGCCAAAAAGATACACTGCGGTTCCAAGCAGAATgtgtcaatatcaatataAGGGATTGTACCAATGAATCAAACCCACCTATGACTTGACTTACAAACAACCCAATAGTAACCCCGGCAGCAACAGTGATCATGCGAAGAGCAAGGGAGAAACCACTAGAGTATTGTTCAGCAGAACTGTGATATGTTTGGGTAACCCCGCCTCCTTGGGCGATGCCCGACTATTTGATATGTCAAGCCTAGTAAACGTTGTTAATGTAGGCTAATTACTTCACTCACAGGAACTAGGAACAATACGCCCGTTACCATCGAAGTAAACGCGGTTCCACGTACTACTCGTGAATAAATATTACCCAAAGTTCCTATAACGAAGGCGCCAGCTGCAGAGACAATATCGGTCCTTCCAGGTAGTACCAAGCTCGCAGCTCGATTTGCTGCATAAGCGCAACATGAAAAAAGGACCATCAATGGCAGCTGTAGACTCCGCCAGTACTGTAGGTTCGACAATGAGGAGCAAGTAGAATAAATGggaaccaaaaaaaatagCGTCCACCAGGGTAAAGGCTGCCTCCAGAACGGCCACATTGGAAGACGAATGCACCCTAGAAGAAATAATCAATCAGATATGAGGAAATTTCGTACGTACCACCACACCTTTGATGGTATGATCGGGAGCGTTTCCAGTAGTTGCAAGTCCCAGACCTAGAACACCGTTTGTTGAGACGGGAGATTTGGTGCCATTCAGGCCTGAAAAGTGACCATGAATGTAGATCAGATTGTCCGGGATGGCACTTCTGTAATACTCGCGACGCGCATGTCGATCAATGACCAAATAGAAATCAGATCCAATGGTTAGCCCAAAACCCTGTATGAACAAGTCAAAGTAATCAAGCGAATGTAAAATAACGAAACACAACGCGTTACCAAAAACAGCGTGTATATGATTGCATACACAATCCTTACAGACCCACAGAAAATGTTCTTCGACATAAGTTCCAAAGCACTGATCACTTTACATAGTCAACGGGAGCCAATCAATGAAACCGTTCTCAGATGAGTCAACGAAATTGACCCACAAACAGTGAAACCCGGAAGAATTACGACCACGCCAGCAGACGATATTGCACTATAGCAAAACATATCTCCGGGAAGATTGCTCAAGGCTCGAGCAATAAAAGCCACTACAATGGACACAGATATTCtaaatgaaaatgaagacGAATGATTGAATGAAACAGTTGGATACAAGCAGTAAAGAGCTTACTCATAGACATTGGCGTACATCGAGCTTTTATTTGCGGCGTTCAAACCAAGATATTGAAGGAAAGATGCACAAGCGCCGCTGATCCACATATCTGCAAGGGAGCCCCCAAACGACAGTCCGCATATAATAGACGCACACAAAAAGGCGAAAAAGCATCTCAATTTCAAGGAGTAAATAGCCGGTGATCTTAGCACTTGTCGGAGGGCGTCAGTCCCAGCTTCCGCTCCTATATGGTCGTGTAAGACATCCCTATATATTTCGTGAACTTTATGCAGAGAGGTTAAGGCAATGCGCCCTCTGGAGCGTATAAAATATGTCCGAGTTGAATGCGGGTCTTCATTGCGAACGGAAACTATAATTAT
Coding sequences:
- a CDS encoding Helicase-like transcription factor CHR28, whose amino-acid sequence is MAAPSPLSPRPVASRPNHIDLTLDDDDDSTNDHSSRYAKRARTEISRQDSTPSGPLLDYQKSSVTPNKFSSASNSLSVPHVQQSPHSQFPNHVPAPNQSTYRPLFAGPAPFPPSRLQQIPNPPAMNNPFTPPSQPSTSRASDRQVIDLTGSPSPPPSVLSRQNSQPPLPAELPPKTPVCIGQLTVNALVLYPVTYLSPQNPGVTEWAYVRLQYEHNPHKLTGKETIHIRTPSGRGPNGDNVSGEVFGVVEQKVADLLGPMLGKGLIRLDAKIRKGTGNLPILPLQMLVYTPKGNIPVVGNYLRQSNLILDHPAAPQDMQRITNYHYFNPHHLHHDSLRNSNSNIFPNRDHSRWTTPASSGKSVEVQRSQVDELFKTLKDGDGLAETEPTSEVATTLYPHQKKALTFLLEREREIVGPNGSSSLWQKRYNPVTRQTTWFHLVTQKEVNDCPQEAKGAILADDMGLGKTISCVSLIASTLSSSEAFASSPLDVVPRPVRNDAPDASHFAGSVWNMPETVDNATTGSSIKGKAKADRAQDKLEIAYARSCRIKAKSRATLIVCPLSTVSNWEDQFREHWKGEVYVVGGNGGPCPPSTPSSSQASTSGPGAMQLDDLVEDDKPKRSREGRSLRVYIYHGNARRPDPTFLADFDAVVTTYATLASEYSKQNRSLMNAEDDEEEEASDDGQGGVDIDEQGNQVIRLPKPKKTGTKRKKMTALTQANNPAEIPSALQSIHWFRVVLDEAHSIKETATVASRACCDLMADRRLCLTGTPVQNKLDDVFALIKFLRLEPLDDKNAWTEYIGTPVKFGQTLGVARLQTIMQCITLRRTKETKAANGRKILALPPRRDELRYLKFDSQEQEIYDKFFDESKAEFNDLSSKNEVMKNYVGILQKILRLRQICDHFELVQGKEPGQGNGSSESALSYEDIIAAIAKEGFSALRANAMFAILRESATTQCVECGSELCVSPELSQGDGAENEGTPTPKRTRKAKGTASRGSTRANSPNTPRPVLTRCQHLFCIECYRNSVCPGWPNVGLEIKRSCSVCQTGLSPLDAYEIKPDTSDNAQKKKVQKREKRLKGVSLENFRPSTKIKALLSDLVQFSRLNPYSTNYDPDIQLLNENGTAPSDSGIVKTVVFSQWTTMLDKVEDALETAGIKYDRLDGTMKRDDRTRSMEALKHDPSCEVLLVSLKAGGVGLNLTAAQRVYLMDPYWNPAVENQAVDRIHRLGQTKPVTTIKFIIENSIEAKLLEVQRKKTELANMTLGQNFSKADLMQRRLEELTQLLGP
- a CDS encoding Pheromone-regulated membrane protein 10; protein product: MTFYFSITLNITNRELFATGFEPLSAIWRGLWRQYFETFFSFVCPPKTAKKPIYNHKKYRRSVPGDDLSDYENLDSLTDIETRRKFILKLGKALLTFGAPSHRIESQLLAASNILDARAEFIHLPNIIIVSVRNEDPHSTRTYFIRSRGRIALTSLHKVHEIYRDVLHDHIGAEAGTDALRQVLRSPAIYSLKLRCFFAFLCASIICGLSFGGSLADMWISGACASFLQYLGLNAANKSSMYANVYEISVSIVVAFIARALSNLPGDMFCYSAISSAGVVVILPGFTVLISALELMSKNIFCGSVRIVYAIIYTLFLGFGLTIGSDFYLVIDRHARREYYRSAIPDNLIYIHGHFSGLNGTKSPVSTNGVLGLGLATTGNAPDHTIKGCIRLPMWPFWRQPLPWWTLFFLVPIYSTCSSLSNLQYWRSLQLPLMVLFSCCAYAANRAASLVLPGRTDIVSAAGAFVIGTLGNIYSRVVRGTAFTSMVTGVLFLVPSGIAQGGGVTQTYHSSAEQYSSGFSLALRMITVAAGVTIGLFVSQVIVYLFGTRKNAAHFAF